One window of Halopelagius longus genomic DNA carries:
- a CDS encoding OapC/ArvC family zinc-ribbon domain-containing protein, producing MPHQCTNCGKVFPDGSKEMLSGCPNCGGNKFQFRPSGSSGSTDGAASSTRTEGTDRPSPSSASTPTDADRSSAADRTQSDTDSTRRSETASTDSPATGPEPGGSASETSADRRTRSEDEKSPTWARTAERAADVEDDDRPASNAPDEATRSDASPEAAEGGGGLSGRANRAGKSVRDWVSSRGTDSSSEGESASASASESASSAEPESGSPSASDSPQAPDERSPQTPTNAPAPGEPDPDREDSAQASARSAVVSPDEIAAAADRAAVEEADGPPTDADGTVIEPQSDERPELDELREELNSQFESIKIVAPGEYELNLMELYDRTEYIISLREDGRYVIEVPDSWDGEPDE from the coding sequence ATGCCCCACCAATGTACGAACTGCGGTAAGGTGTTCCCCGACGGCTCGAAGGAGATGCTATCGGGGTGCCCCAACTGCGGCGGGAACAAGTTCCAGTTCCGTCCGTCCGGCAGCTCGGGGTCCACCGACGGTGCGGCGTCCTCGACGCGAACCGAGGGGACGGACCGCCCCTCCCCGAGTTCCGCTTCGACACCGACAGACGCCGACCGGAGTTCGGCGGCCGACCGCACGCAGTCCGATACCGACTCGACTCGCCGAAGCGAAACCGCCTCGACCGACTCGCCGGCGACCGGACCCGAACCCGGCGGCTCCGCCTCGGAGACGTCGGCGGACCGTCGGACCCGGTCCGAGGACGAGAAGTCCCCGACGTGGGCGCGCACCGCGGAACGCGCCGCCGACGTCGAGGACGACGACCGACCGGCGTCGAACGCGCCGGACGAAGCGACCCGGAGCGACGCCTCGCCCGAGGCGGCGGAGGGCGGCGGCGGCCTCTCGGGCCGTGCGAACCGCGCGGGCAAGTCGGTCCGCGACTGGGTGAGCTCCCGCGGTACCGACTCCTCGTCCGAGGGAGAGTCCGCGTCGGCTTCGGCCTCGGAGTCCGCTTCGAGCGCCGAACCCGAGTCCGGGTCGCCCTCGGCGAGCGACTCGCCGCAGGCCCCCGACGAACGGAGTCCGCAGACGCCGACAAACGCGCCCGCGCCCGGCGAACCCGACCCCGACCGCGAGGACTCCGCGCAGGCGAGCGCCAGAAGCGCGGTCGTCTCCCCGGACGAGATAGCGGCGGCGGCGGACCGCGCGGCGGTCGAGGAGGCGGACGGACCGCCGACCGACGCCGACGGCACCGTCATCGAACCGCAGAGCGACGAGCGACCGGAGCTCGACGAACTGCGGGAGGAGCTGAACAGCCAGTTCGAGAGCATCAAAATCGTCGCGCCCGGCGAGTACGAACTGAACCTGATGGAACTGTACGACCGCACCGAGTACATCATCTCGCTGCGCGAGGACGGACGCTACGTCATCGAAGTCCCCGACTCGTGGGATGGCGAACCCGACGAGTGA
- a CDS encoding DUF7089 family protein, producing MFETRELPDDVAAVRDEHAPDSLVLDVAADFETIPPAAAEDLGLVADSLDPATYPAEWLPDDAPQLLVRYASTDFTVGMPGDGTVVWTRQTVPPTVFAKARAEGTPEEFLDFLLAEAFVQLGTGAPEHFLPFFGEQYRELDDAVPLPPNEVYQIATALYEAWLGLQTRPTFESWADERPRLHDAWTDAGARLEGRLTNLPREVARGQTSFADATEFACSAVKHGRELPAPFAALDTQAYVEYGASYGVRWARKTFERLDERSEATESADDSELADDSESAGESSEE from the coding sequence ATGTTCGAGACGCGCGAACTCCCCGACGACGTCGCCGCCGTCCGAGACGAGCACGCACCCGACAGCCTCGTCCTCGACGTGGCGGCGGATTTCGAGACGATACCGCCCGCCGCGGCGGAGGACCTCGGCCTCGTAGCCGACTCTCTGGACCCGGCGACGTACCCCGCCGAGTGGCTCCCCGACGACGCGCCGCAACTGCTCGTTCGCTACGCGAGCACCGACTTCACCGTCGGCATGCCGGGCGACGGCACCGTCGTCTGGACCCGACAGACCGTCCCGCCGACGGTGTTCGCGAAGGCGCGCGCCGAGGGGACGCCCGAGGAGTTCCTCGATTTCCTCTTGGCGGAGGCGTTCGTCCAACTCGGGACGGGCGCGCCCGAGCACTTCCTGCCGTTTTTCGGGGAGCAGTACCGCGAACTCGACGACGCGGTTCCCCTTCCGCCGAACGAGGTGTACCAGATAGCGACGGCCCTCTACGAGGCGTGGTTGGGCCTCCAGACGCGCCCGACGTTCGAGTCGTGGGCCGACGAACGCCCTCGACTGCACGACGCGTGGACCGACGCCGGGGCGCGACTGGAGGGGCGACTGACGAACCTGCCGCGGGAAGTCGCGCGCGGGCAGACGTCGTTCGCGGACGCGACGGAGTTCGCGTGTTCGGCCGTCAAGCACGGCCGCGAACTGCCCGCGCCGTTCGCGGCACTCGACACGCAGGCGTACGTGGAGTACGGCGCGTCCTACGGCGTTCGGTGGGCGCGGAAGACGTTCGAACGACTCGACGAGCGTTCGGAGGCGACGGAGTCGGCGGACGACTCGGAGTTAGCGGACGACTCGGAGTCGGCGGGCGAATCGTCGGAGGAGTAG
- a CDS encoding DUF2391 family protein, with protein sequence MGRGRRYALSDSAQQVVGGFLLAGPFVVTEEVWVLARQMSGLQALLTVVIVFSVGYGTLYKADDERDPDREDDVAGVPVRFISLILVSYLSVFLLAVSFNAPGTFLSDLANDGGHVALGIELEWDVISVTLKAISIGSVFSVIGAATADTLF encoded by the coding sequence ATGGGACGTGGACGACGGTACGCCCTCTCGGATTCGGCGCAACAGGTAGTCGGCGGGTTCCTCCTCGCCGGACCGTTCGTCGTCACCGAGGAAGTGTGGGTACTCGCCCGGCAGATGTCGGGATTGCAGGCCCTCCTGACCGTCGTCATCGTGTTCTCCGTCGGGTACGGAACGCTGTACAAGGCCGACGACGAGAGGGACCCGGACAGGGAGGACGACGTGGCCGGGGTTCCCGTCCGGTTCATCTCCCTGATACTCGTCTCCTACCTCTCGGTGTTCCTCCTCGCCGTCTCGTTCAACGCGCCGGGGACGTTCCTGAGCGATTTGGCGAACGACGGGGGCCACGTCGCACTCGGCATCGAGTTGGAGTGGGACGTCATCTCGGTGACGCTGAAGGCGATAAGCATCGGGTCGGTGTTCAGCGTCATCGGCGCGGCGACGGCCGACACGCTGTTTTGA
- a CDS encoding Era-like GTP-binding protein, with protein MGLLTDLRDSISRVVDRMFSDAEPRRIGIYGPPNAGKTTLANRIARDWTGDAIGPESHIPHETRRARRKENVEIERNGKKVTIDIVDTPGVTTKVDYKEFLDHDMEKDDAVRRSREATEGVAEAMHWLREDVDGVIYVLDSTEDPFTQVNTMLIGIIESQDLPVLIFANKTDLEDSNVQRIANAFPQHETVPLSALEGNNMDEVYDKIAEYFG; from the coding sequence ATGGGTCTGCTCACAGATTTAAGAGACAGTATCTCACGGGTCGTCGACCGGATGTTCTCGGACGCAGAGCCGAGACGGATCGGCATTTACGGACCGCCGAACGCCGGAAAAACGACCCTTGCGAACCGTATTGCACGCGACTGGACCGGTGACGCCATCGGGCCCGAGAGCCACATCCCTCACGAGACGCGCCGCGCGCGTCGGAAGGAGAACGTGGAAATCGAGCGCAACGGCAAGAAAGTCACGATCGACATCGTCGACACTCCCGGTGTCACCACGAAGGTGGACTACAAGGAGTTCCTCGACCACGACATGGAGAAGGACGACGCCGTTCGTCGCTCCCGAGAGGCGACCGAGGGTGTCGCCGAGGCCATGCACTGGTTGCGCGAAGACGTCGACGGCGTCATCTACGTCCTCGACAGCACGGAGGACCCGTTCACGCAAGTGAATACGATGCTCATCGGGATCATCGAGAGTCAGGACCTACCGGTGCTCATCTTCGCGAACAAGACCGACCTCGAAGACTCGAACGTCCAGCGCATCGCGAACGCGTTCCCGCAACACGAGACCGTTCCACTCTCGGCGCTGGAAGGAAACAATATGGACGAAGTGTACGACAAGATCGCGGAGTACTTCGGGTGA
- a CDS encoding aspartate kinase gives MRVVAKFGGTSLGSGDRINRAADSIAAAVGQGHEIAVVASAMGNTTDDLLEEIQFEAEDRDRAEIVSMGERTSVRMLKAALSSRGVDALFVEPGSDEWPVITNDLGEVDVEATRRRAAELAAELDGVVPVITGFLAQNHDGEITTLGRGGSDTTAVMLGKYMGADEVVIVTDVEGVMTGDPRVVEGARNVGRITVDELRNLSFRGAEVVAPSALSYKDDELAVRVVHYQHGDLLTGGTLIEGEFENLIDMQDDSLACITVAGRSIRNRQGILADLSESLRDANINIDAVASGMDSVTFYVTEDRAEEAENLLHSKVVAEDTLSSVTVDDDVAVIRVTGGELPNSPGVILDIVQPISEAGINIHDVITSATSVAIFVAWEDREQTLKIVQDEF, from the coding sequence ATGCGCGTAGTCGCGAAGTTCGGCGGCACCTCGCTCGGAAGCGGCGACCGAATCAACCGCGCGGCCGACTCCATCGCCGCCGCGGTGGGGCAGGGCCACGAAATCGCCGTCGTCGCCTCCGCGATGGGGAACACGACGGACGACCTCTTAGAGGAGATTCAGTTCGAGGCGGAGGACCGCGACCGGGCCGAAATCGTCTCGATGGGCGAGCGAACCAGCGTCCGCATGCTGAAGGCCGCCCTCTCCTCTCGCGGCGTCGACGCCCTGTTCGTCGAACCCGGTAGCGACGAGTGGCCCGTCATCACGAACGACCTCGGCGAGGTGGACGTCGAGGCGACTCGGCGACGCGCGGCGGAACTGGCCGCCGAGTTGGACGGCGTCGTCCCGGTCATCACCGGTTTCCTCGCGCAGAACCACGACGGCGAGATAACGACGCTCGGCCGCGGCGGGTCCGACACCACCGCCGTGATGCTCGGCAAGTACATGGGCGCCGACGAAGTCGTCATCGTCACCGACGTCGAGGGCGTCATGACCGGCGACCCGCGCGTCGTCGAGGGCGCGCGCAACGTCGGGCGCATCACCGTCGACGAACTCCGCAACCTCTCGTTCCGCGGCGCGGAAGTCGTCGCGCCGTCCGCCCTGTCGTACAAGGACGACGAACTCGCGGTCCGCGTCGTCCACTACCAGCACGGCGACCTGCTGACCGGCGGCACCCTCATCGAGGGGGAGTTCGAGAACCTCATCGATATGCAGGACGACTCCCTCGCCTGCATCACCGTCGCCGGGCGGTCGATTCGGAACCGACAGGGCATCCTCGCGGACCTCTCGGAGTCGCTTCGGGACGCCAACATCAACATCGACGCCGTCGCCTCGGGGATGGACTCGGTGACGTTCTACGTCACCGAGGACCGCGCCGAGGAGGCCGAGAACCTGCTTCACTCGAAAGTCGTCGCCGAGGACACCCTCTCGTCGGTCACCGTCGACGACGACGTGGCCGTCATCCGCGTGACGGGCGGGGAACTCCCGAACAGTCCGGGCGTCATCCTCGACATCGTCCAACCCATCTCGGAGGCCGGCATCAACATCCACGACGTCATCACCTCCGCCACCTCCGTCGCCATCTTCGTCGCGTGGGAGGACCGCGAGCAGACGCTCAAGATAGTCCAAGACGAGTTCTGA
- a CDS encoding DNA-directed DNA polymerase II small subunit, producing MPLETPSRIVQELARHGYNAEREAVTLIAGAADPATALARAVEEAGDDAFRVTAADVRAVLDAARSADAETTPSPTASPTGDSTPAPDPSVSSGDPGDGAAARAIETPDETTGGRRRREANRSPVPVDIAGDITGQSTGTGEYADFVKVFKDRYERLSSHLRGRVNHRPAEAIQRMSGGSDAAMIGLVNDIRSTASGHWLVELEDTTGTFPCLVMKDRDFASQVDELLMDECIAVEGTLADDSGIMFVDSMHFPDVPRTHAPNTADRHVQAALISDVHVGSQEFMADAWTNFTDWLHTEEAHAVEYLLIAGDMVEGVGVYPNQDEELDIIDIYDQYERFSEYLKQVPGDIEIVMIPGNHDAVRLAEPQPGFDETLRDIMDVHDARISGNPSLVTVEGVKVLMYHGVSLDEVIAELPEEKASYDEPHKAMYQLLKKRHVAPQYGGHLRLAPEEKDYLVVDDVPDIFHTGHVHKLGWGKYHNVLAVNSGCWQSQTDFQKSVNIDPDAGYAPIVDLDTLDMTVRKFA from the coding sequence GTGCCTCTGGAGACGCCGTCGCGCATCGTGCAGGAACTCGCTCGTCACGGCTACAACGCCGAGAGGGAGGCCGTGACGCTCATCGCCGGTGCCGCCGACCCGGCGACTGCGCTGGCGCGCGCGGTGGAAGAAGCGGGCGACGACGCGTTCCGCGTCACCGCCGCCGACGTTCGGGCGGTCCTCGACGCGGCGCGTTCGGCGGACGCGGAGACGACGCCCTCGCCGACGGCGTCTCCGACCGGCGATTCGACACCCGCCCCCGACCCCTCCGTTTCGAGTGGAGACCCGGGCGACGGAGCCGCGGCGAGAGCGATAGAGACTCCAGACGAAACGACGGGAGGACGGCGAAGGCGGGAGGCGAACCGGTCGCCGGTTCCCGTCGATATCGCGGGCGACATCACCGGGCAGAGCACCGGAACCGGCGAGTACGCCGACTTCGTGAAGGTGTTCAAGGACCGCTACGAGCGGCTCTCCTCGCACCTCCGCGGGCGGGTGAACCACCGCCCCGCCGAGGCGATTCAGCGGATGTCCGGCGGGAGCGACGCCGCGATGATCGGACTCGTCAACGACATCCGCTCGACGGCCAGCGGACACTGGCTCGTCGAACTGGAGGACACGACGGGGACGTTCCCCTGTCTGGTGATGAAAGACCGCGACTTCGCCTCGCAGGTGGACGAACTCCTCATGGACGAGTGCATCGCCGTGGAGGGAACGCTCGCGGACGACTCCGGCATCATGTTCGTCGATTCGATGCACTTCCCGGACGTGCCGCGGACGCACGCGCCGAACACGGCGGACCGCCACGTGCAGGCGGCGCTCATCTCCGACGTCCACGTCGGCAGCCAGGAGTTCATGGCCGACGCGTGGACCAACTTCACCGACTGGCTCCACACCGAGGAGGCCCACGCCGTCGAGTACCTCCTCATCGCCGGCGACATGGTGGAGGGCGTCGGCGTCTACCCGAATCAGGACGAGGAACTCGACATCATCGACATCTACGACCAGTACGAACGCTTCTCGGAGTACCTCAAGCAGGTGCCCGGCGACATCGAGATCGTGATGATTCCGGGGAACCACGACGCCGTCCGCCTCGCGGAACCGCAACCCGGGTTCGACGAGACGCTCAGAGACATCATGGACGTCCACGACGCCCGCATCTCTGGGAACCCCTCCCTCGTCACCGTCGAGGGCGTGAAAGTGCTGATGTACCACGGCGTCTCCTTGGACGAGGTCATCGCCGAACTCCCCGAGGAGAAGGCCAGTTACGACGAACCGCACAAGGCGATGTACCAACTGCTGAAGAAGCGCCACGTCGCCCCGCAGTACGGGGGGCACCTCCGACTCGCGCCCGAGGAGAAGGACTACCTCGTCGTCGACGACGTGCCGGACATCTTCCACACCGGCCACGTCCACAAACTCGGCTGGGGGAAGTACCACAACGTCCTCGCGGTCAACTCCGGATGCTGGCAGTCTCAGACCGACTTCCAGAAGTCCGTCAACATCGACCCCGACGCGGGGTACGCGCCCATCGTGGACCTCGATACGCTCGATATGACCGTCAGAAAGTTCGCCTGA
- a CDS encoding S26 family signal peptidase, translated as MTHDEEESGGDADPPPLSPEARGESGDADDFFTRLRTAETGALVFVREVAVSLSVVVAIGLLLYLVSGVWPPMVAVESGSMEPHMERGDLVFISDPDRFSPEYAVEQTGVVPVEVGEERGYRTLGGNGSVVVYDPPSRFGSPIIHRAHFWVEEGENWYSEANPDYVNADNCAELDNCPAPHAGFITKGDANSQYDQASDIAEPVKKEWIEGVAHIRVPYLGYVRLKLAGLFLSTPVDTPASVDEPSSVGESSAVDESSAVDESPSVGESPSVDGPASIVDSEPLRFESTRETLLEVRTLDTGGNATVETTFGPRLAGA; from the coding sequence ATGACTCACGACGAGGAGGAGTCGGGCGGTGACGCGGACCCCCCGCCTCTCTCACCCGAGGCGAGAGGGGAGTCGGGGGATGCGGACGACTTCTTCACTCGACTTCGGACGGCGGAGACGGGGGCGTTGGTGTTCGTCCGCGAAGTGGCGGTCAGTCTCTCCGTCGTCGTCGCTATTGGCCTGTTGCTCTACCTCGTTAGCGGCGTCTGGCCGCCGATGGTCGCCGTCGAGAGCGGGAGCATGGAACCGCACATGGAGCGGGGTGACCTCGTCTTCATCAGCGACCCCGACCGGTTCAGTCCGGAGTACGCCGTCGAACAGACAGGCGTGGTTCCGGTGGAAGTCGGCGAGGAGAGGGGGTACCGAACGCTCGGCGGCAACGGGTCCGTCGTCGTCTACGACCCGCCCTCCCGGTTCGGGTCGCCGATAATCCACCGCGCTCACTTCTGGGTCGAGGAGGGCGAAAACTGGTACAGCGAGGCGAACCCCGACTACGTGAACGCGGACAACTGCGCGGAACTGGACAACTGCCCCGCGCCGCACGCGGGGTTCATCACGAAGGGCGACGCCAACTCGCAGTACGACCAAGCCAGCGATATCGCGGAACCGGTCAAGAAGGAGTGGATAGAGGGCGTCGCCCACATCCGCGTCCCGTACCTCGGCTACGTCCGACTGAAACTCGCGGGACTGTTCCTCTCGACGCCCGTCGATACTCCGGCGTCGGTGGACGAGCCATCGTCCGTGGGCGAGTCATCGGCCGTGGACGAGTCATCGGCCGTGGACGAGTCACCGTCCGTGGGTGAGTCACCGTCGGTTGACGGTCCCGCGTCGATTGTCGATTCCGAACCCCTTCGCTTCGAGTCCACGCGGGAGACACTACTCGAGGTGAGAACGCTCGATACGGGCGGGAACGCGACGGTGGAGACGACGTTCGGTCCGCGACTCGCTGGCGCGTAA
- a CDS encoding DUF2073 domain-containing protein — MPEVTPGNTDGVQIDLISGARMEGLTSMEKIRLILDGVRDGNIVILEEGLSPDEESKLIEVTMTEISPDEFNGIEIETYPQSKAGSQGFLGRLMGSEETKKLTVIGPANQIETLHKDENLISALVSRR; from the coding sequence ATGCCTGAAGTCACACCCGGCAACACGGACGGAGTTCAAATCGACCTCATAAGCGGCGCCCGCATGGAGGGCCTGACCAGCATGGAGAAGATCAGGCTCATCCTCGACGGCGTCCGCGACGGCAACATCGTCATCCTCGAAGAGGGACTGTCGCCGGACGAGGAGTCGAAGCTCATCGAGGTGACGATGACGGAGATCAGCCCCGACGAGTTCAACGGTATCGAGATAGAGACGTATCCGCAGTCGAAGGCCGGGAGCCAAGGGTTCCTCGGCCGACTGATGGGCTCGGAGGAGACGAAGAAGCTCACCGTCATCGGCCCGGCGAATCAGATAGAGACGCTCCACAAAGACGAGAACCTCATCAGCGCGCTCGTCTCCCGACGCTGA
- a CDS encoding Cdc6/Cdc18 family protein, translated as MDEDTPRDRDADEDGTERGGQEPQHSSEPNSDASDDDESNSTASNSDAPTGEGSKNDASAGDDSTADGDSTADGDSAADETAGRTVDGDERGGPSRGTQSDDAAERGSSDRRPESGDDPVTAEDIDIRESIGPSAASDGTDDGSPDVSLDEVVLDDDDGDSRGLFDDLLSGEPIFENKEVLRPSYTPHELPHRTEQINQMATILVSALRGETPSNILIYGKTGTGKTASAKFVSQELESTSQKYDVPCEVEYINCEVTDTQYRVLAQLANKFIEKNEAYIERELDRLRDLRARAAESVNELTDTDFDSVAAVEQRISQLEEDLEEMEAVPMTGWPTDRVYTTFFDAVDYNERVVVIMLDEIDKLVEKSGDDTLYNLSRMNSELDNSRISIMGISNDLKFTDFLDPRVKSSLGEEEIVFPPYDANQLRDILQHRSDVAFKDGALTDDVIPLCAAFAAQEHGDARRALDLLRTAGELAERGQSDTVEEAHVRQAQDKIELDRVVEVVRTLPTQSKIVLFSTILLEKNGVRNINTGEVFNIYKRLCEEIDADVLTQRRVTDLISELDMLGIVNAVVVSKGRYGRTKEISLSVPIDETEAVLLSDSRLGDIENAQPFVQARFDN; from the coding sequence ATGGACGAAGACACTCCGCGCGACAGGGACGCAGACGAAGACGGCACAGAGCGCGGCGGACAGGAACCACAGCATAGTAGCGAACCGAACAGCGACGCATCGGACGACGACGAATCGAACAGCACCGCATCGAACAGTGACGCACCGACCGGGGAGGGATCGAAAAACGACGCATCGGCCGGCGACGACTCGACCGCGGACGGCGACTCGACCGCGGACGGCGACTCGGCCGCAGACGAGACTGCCGGTCGGACCGTCGACGGCGACGAACGAGGCGGGCCGTCCCGCGGGACGCAGTCCGACGACGCGGCCGAACGGGGGTCGTCGGACCGCCGGCCGGAGTCCGGGGACGACCCGGTCACGGCCGAAGACATCGACATCAGAGAGAGCATCGGCCCCTCCGCGGCGTCGGACGGGACGGACGACGGGTCGCCGGACGTGAGCCTCGACGAAGTCGTCCTCGACGACGACGACGGCGACAGTCGCGGCCTGTTCGACGACCTGCTGTCGGGCGAACCCATCTTCGAGAACAAGGAGGTTCTCCGCCCCTCGTACACGCCGCACGAACTCCCCCACAGAACCGAGCAGATAAATCAGATGGCGACGATTCTCGTCTCCGCCCTCCGCGGGGAGACGCCGTCGAACATCCTCATCTACGGGAAGACCGGGACCGGGAAGACGGCGAGCGCGAAGTTCGTCAGTCAGGAACTGGAATCGACCTCGCAGAAGTACGACGTTCCCTGCGAGGTGGAGTACATCAACTGCGAGGTGACCGACACGCAGTACCGCGTCCTCGCACAGTTGGCAAACAAGTTCATCGAGAAGAACGAAGCGTACATCGAACGCGAACTCGACCGCCTCCGCGACTTGCGCGCCCGCGCCGCGGAGTCGGTGAACGAACTGACCGACACCGACTTCGACTCCGTCGCCGCCGTCGAACAGCGGATTTCGCAGCTCGAAGAGGACTTAGAGGAGATGGAGGCGGTGCCCATGACGGGGTGGCCGACCGACCGCGTGTACACGACGTTCTTCGACGCGGTGGACTACAACGAACGCGTCGTCGTCATCATGCTCGACGAGATAGACAAACTCGTCGAGAAATCGGGCGACGACACCCTCTATAACCTCTCGCGGATGAACTCCGAACTCGACAACTCCCGCATCTCCATCATGGGTATCTCGAACGACCTGAAGTTCACCGACTTCCTCGACCCCCGCGTCAAATCCTCTCTCGGCGAGGAGGAGATCGTGTTCCCGCCGTACGACGCGAACCAACTCCGCGACATCCTCCAACACCGCTCCGACGTGGCGTTCAAAGACGGCGCACTCACCGACGACGTCATCCCCCTCTGTGCCGCCTTCGCCGCGCAGGAACACGGCGACGCGCGGCGCGCACTCGACCTTCTGCGGACCGCGGGCGAACTCGCGGAACGCGGCCAGTCCGACACCGTCGAGGAGGCGCACGTCCGGCAGGCCCAAGACAAGATAGAACTCGACCGAGTGGTCGAAGTCGTCCGGACGCTCCCCACCCAGTCGAAGATCGTCCTCTTTTCGACCATCCTCTTGGAGAAGAACGGCGTCCGCAACATCAACACCGGCGAGGTGTTCAACATCTACAAGCGCCTCTGTGAGGAGATAGACGCCGACGTGCTCACCCAACGGCGCGTGACCGACCTCATCTCGGAACTCGACATGCTCGGCATCGTCAACGCCGTCGTCGTCTCGAAGGGACGCTACGGCCGCACGAAGGAGATCTCGCTTTCGGTCCCCATCGACGAAACCGAGGCGGTCCTCCTCTCGGACTCCCGACTCGGCGATATCGAGAACGCGCAACCGTTCGTCCAAGCCCGGTTCGACAACTAA
- a CDS encoding DUF7090 family protein, translated as MDYTLAIENTPETIPGGTGILLLHPSIGETDRIDTDFLKTDTDHFLVVSTRTTAREVEQKLEHYDVDESRAVILDTLSVERGYSRRGSDNVHYVSSPDDLDGIVTQTRRFLESHEGKVRVSVDSVTEMAYYADVDRALRATEELLELLEEHDAVGLFHLSNEVHGEETVGRFRELFDHVIELAVDGTVTGDF; from the coding sequence ATGGATTACACCCTCGCCATCGAAAACACGCCGGAGACGATTCCCGGCGGGACAGGTATCCTGCTCCTCCATCCGAGCATCGGCGAGACGGACCGCATCGACACGGACTTTCTGAAGACCGATACGGACCACTTCCTCGTCGTCTCCACGCGCACGACGGCGCGGGAAGTCGAACAGAAACTCGAACACTACGACGTAGACGAGTCCCGCGCGGTCATCCTCGACACCCTGTCGGTCGAACGGGGCTACTCCCGGCGCGGGAGCGACAACGTCCACTACGTCTCCTCGCCCGACGATTTGGACGGTATCGTCACGCAGACGCGTCGCTTCCTCGAATCCCACGAGGGGAAGGTGCGCGTCAGCGTCGATTCGGTGACCGAGATGGCGTACTACGCCGACGTCGACAGGGCGTTGCGGGCGACGGAGGAACTCCTCGAACTCCTCGAAGAACACGACGCCGTCGGCCTGTTCCACCTCTCGAACGAGGTGCACGGCGAGGAGACGGTCGGACGCTTCCGCGAACTGTTCGACCACGTCATCGAACTCGCCGTGGACGGAACCGTCACCGGCGACTTCTGA
- a CDS encoding class I SAM-dependent methyltransferase — protein sequence MSVREEFDAWAADGRDKGMEDRHWHTAKHALARMPIEEGDVVLDLGCGSGYAGRALRETKDAGRVYGLDGSPEMARNAQSYTDDEAVGFLVGDFDELPFADDSIDHVWSMEAFYYAADPHHTLEEVARVLRPGGTFFCAVNYYEENVHSHEWQEFISVEMTRWSAAEYREAFRDAGLHVAEQDNVPDREIEIPPAAEFPTDDWESREEMVERYRTYGTLLTVGVAL from the coding sequence ATGAGCGTTCGAGAGGAGTTCGACGCGTGGGCCGCCGACGGCCGCGACAAGGGGATGGAGGACCGCCACTGGCACACCGCGAAGCACGCCCTCGCGCGCATGCCCATAGAGGAGGGCGACGTGGTTCTCGACTTGGGGTGCGGAAGCGGATACGCCGGCCGCGCCCTCCGCGAGACGAAGGACGCCGGCCGCGTGTACGGCCTCGACGGGTCGCCGGAGATGGCGCGGAACGCGCAGTCGTACACCGACGACGAGGCGGTCGGATTCCTCGTCGGCGACTTCGACGAACTCCCCTTCGCAGACGACAGTATCGACCACGTCTGGAGCATGGAGGCGTTCTACTACGCCGCCGACCCGCACCACACCCTCGAAGAAGTCGCGCGCGTCCTCCGCCCCGGCGGCACGTTCTTCTGCGCCGTCAACTACTACGAGGAGAACGTCCACTCCCACGAGTGGCAGGAGTTCATCTCCGTGGAGATGACCCGGTGGTCCGCCGCGGAGTACCGCGAGGCGTTCCGCGACGCCGGACTGCACGTCGCCGAACAGGACAACGTCCCCGACAGGGAGATAGAGATTCCGCCCGCAGCGGAGTTCCCCACCGACGACTGGGAGTCCCGCGAGGAGATGGTCGAACGCTACCGGACGTACGGGACGCTTCTCACCGTCGGCGTCGCGCTCTGA